In Helianthus annuus cultivar XRQ/B chromosome 9, HanXRQr2.0-SUNRISE, whole genome shotgun sequence, the following are encoded in one genomic region:
- the LOC118481819 gene encoding uncharacterized protein LOC118481819, whose amino-acid sequence MDSSKIKVGESENPVSGSKVVVARTLVKRRKSERIKGKWLSRVPGNPPDKPIILDESDTEEGSPLQVERVKKHKETIDNKVSSTQQPPAGTLLSDIAHLFPNVMDTNVVLQSEPNEKSEIPISDTIKKGNNTGKKRKHKKAGIIPDEKKAANVQTVKPIKEAAHGTTIDDSDDDFDNPPWKKTRSGAGPQVVEKTQQPADATSIKDSKTRKKRQPVKNYIPLADGKLTLRLALKHMGELVESLNENQRGAVQNIGFGSILSFRMGQIPSSLSWWLVNNYDTKTRVLNCGSHHIQITEELVHDVFGVPRGNEEIKEVGRARADFHEVVAEWKGQFESDPARLTPVQFKTYMKGQQASGRIFVLNFLLFYNTLLGETTTNSSINMKFLPALRRGKDIKSFNWCEYMIRCLDRTVEAWTPKEPFLGPMPLLVAALIRDQKIYKEGEQRATHLIEDINDDDIEAVSIKLDSVRLDQILVEEYELQPEQRYPFAKKSDDDIEAEVVKTKQKDEPKAEKHITKCVPEKRKKSVVKPAGKTHGKPPVSPVPKKKQTEKQLPKAGEAGKKKVCNESGPENARVVDEIPVNAGFHTDFADCMNEEAGQERVPFIDTSDIERYYRETGEWGQTQQSQPGISSSMASQYGSTPATQSDEVHAGMLEVFLNQFDECVKRITDTFTEGFQLYPQSEKIKEVHKLWTDKLKKVGSPCTTTKQPQTPDDKTPEKEANKENLDMSQLSQWTPSLAEEVCKTVDKTTTQTTQLAVIEPPAQKTQVEEMEKTALAVTPISQKTQEEYEYTIRRGQLIHDLDLGKPKIRPERQTELTDALRSPYVKRAVSIKAKLENAELSVSSYMFSAWGSMWDVVFRTKKGVPVMRSPLESLLPGIEVHILVISAWADLLNYEEKFKQKGSITRLFCSVNMLNEDDYIKNAKSRAKTFGDNMEPVLVSADVKKIPEHALIFVPVLHEAHFYCVCFNLRDMKVEVLDNSAKEVSMQAKYKKRPEKLRDALSVYLEKNGHPAGGVIDKVEPVRLEMPWRTKNNVIDCGVFLMRHMETYKGVSGKGWECGFSNECTDAGEISYKQSKEIDDLRRKYITKMLLSEGNEYRGFVKAEVAKYNKLSADEKKRLEAKAYDTILARLDN is encoded by the exons ATGGATTCCAGCAAAATCAAAGTCGGTGAAAGTGAAAACCCAGTATCCGGGAGCAAAGTTGTAGTAGCGAGAACCTTAG TCAAACGGAGAAAAAGTGAGAGAATAAAAGGAAAATGGCTTTCAAGGGTACCCGGAAACCCACCGGACAAGCCAATAATACTGGATGAATCAGACACAGAAGAAGGATCACCTTTACAGG TTGAGCGTGTtaaaaaacataaagaaacaATAGACAACAAAGTATCGTCCACACAACAACCGCCTGCCGGTACCCTTCTGTCTGACATTGCACATCTCTTTCCGAACGTAATGGATACAAATGTCGTATTACAGTCGGAACCAAACGAAAAAAGTGAAATTCCCATAT CCGACACAATCAAAAAGGGAAACAATACCGGTAAGAAGAGGAAGCACAAAAAGGCTGGAATCATACCGGATGAAAAGAAAGCTGCGAATGTACAAACAGTTAAGCCGATTAAAGAAGCAGCACACG GTACGACAATAGACGATTCTGATGATGATTTTGACAACCCACCTTGGAAAAAAACAAGGTCAGGTGCGGGTCCACAAGTTGTTGAGAAAACACAACAACCCGCAGATGCTACATCAATCAAAGACTCTAAAACACGCAAGAAGCGACAACCGGTAAAGAATTACATACCACTTGCTGATGGGAAACTAACTTTGCGATTGGCTCTTAAGCACATGGGGGAGTTAGTGGAATCTTTGAACGAAAATCAACGGGGGGCTGTCCAAAACATAGGTTTCGGGTCAATACTTAGCTTTCGAATGGGTCAGATTCCCTCAAGTCTGAGTTGGTGGTTGGTAAATAATTACGACACTAAAACACGGGTCTTGAATTGCGGTAGCCACCACATTCAAATAACAGAGGAATTGGTGCACGATGTGTTCGGAGTACCGAGAGGGAATGAAGAAATAAAGGAAGTAGGGAGAGCAAGGGCTGATTTCCACGAGGTTGTGGCAGAATGGAAAGGACAATTCGAAAGTGATCCTGCACGCTTGACGCCTGTTCAATTCAAAACATACATGAAGGGGCAACAAGCTAGCGGAAGGATCTTTGTGTTGAACTTTTTGTTGTTCTACAACACACTTCTGGGAGAGACAACTACGAATTCATCAATTAATATGAAGTTTTTACCAGCCTTGCGTCGAGGGAAGGATATCAAAAGTTTTAACTGGTGTGAGTACATGATCAGATGTCTGGATCGAACGGTGGAAGCATGGACACCAAAGGAGCCCTTCCTTGGACCAATGCCATTGCTAGTG GCTGCGTTGATACGTGACCAGAAGATATACAAAGAAGGTGAACAAAGAGCAACGCATCTCATCGAAGATATCAATGATGACGATATCGAGGCAGTAAGCATAAAGTTGGACTCGGTCAGATTAGATCAAATCTTAGTGGAAGAGTATGAGTTGCAACCGGAACAAAGGTATCCATTTGCAAAAAAGAGTGATGATGACATCGAAGCAGAAGTAGTGAAAACAAAGCAAAAAGATGAACCCAAGGCTGAAAAACACATTACCAAATGTGTTCCGGAAAAAAGGAAAAAATCTGTTGTGAAGCCGGCCGGTAAAACACATGGTAAACCTCCGGTCTCACCGGTACCGAAAAAAAAACAGACTGAAAAGCAACTGCCGAAAGCCGGAGAAGCTGGGAAGAAGAAAGTTTGTAATGAAAGTGGCCCGGAAAATGCGCGTGTTGTAGATGAAATCCCGGTTAATGCGGGTTTCCATACCGATTTCGCAGATTGCATGAATGAAGAAGCTGGCCAGGAACGAGTGCCTTTTATAGATACATCTGATATAGAAAGATACTACCGAGAAACCGGCGAGTGGGGACAAACACAACAAAGTCAGCCGGGAATTAGCTCATCTATGGCATCTCAATATGGATCGACACCAGCGACACAAAGCGACGAG GTACATGCGGGAATGTTGGAGGTGTTCTTGAATCAATTCGACGAATGTGTAAAAAGGATAACCGACACTTTTACAGAAGGTTTCCAATTGTACCCCCAAAGTGAAAAAATCAAAGAAGTACACAAATTGTGGACAGATAAGTTGAAAAAGGTCGGATCACCGTGTACGACAACCAAACAGCCACAGACTCCTGATGATAAAACACCGGAAAAAGAGGCAAATAAGGAGAATTTGGATATGTCACAGTTGTCGCAGTGGACACCTTCATTGGCAGAAGAGGTATGCAAGACGGTTGACAAGACAACCACACAGACGACTCAGCTTGCAGTAATTGAGCCGCCCGCACAGAAGACTCAGGTTGAAGAAATGGAGAAGACTGCACTCGCCGTCACACCAATCTCCCAGAAAACACAGGAGGAGTACGAATATACGATTAGACGTGGGCAGCTTATACACGATCTGGACCTTGGAAAGCCGAAAATAAGACCGGAAAGACAAACAGAGTTGACCGATGCTCTAAGGTCTCCTTACGTGAAGCGGGCAGTGTCGATTAAGGCAAAGCTTGAAAACGCTGAGCTCTCCGTCAGCTCATACATGTTCTCAGCCTGGGGATCAATGTG GGATGTTGTCTTTAGAACTAAGAAAGGAGTGCCGGTGATGAGATCTCCGCTCGAATCATTATTGCCGGGAATCGAGGTGCACATATTGGTAATAAGCGCGTGGGCGGATTTGTTGAATTACGAAGAAAAATTCAAGCAAAAGGGGAGCATCACACGCCTGTTCTGTTCAGTAAATATGTTG AATGAAGACGACTACATTAAAAATGCAAAATCAAGAGCAAAAACGTTCGGAGACAACATGGAACCGGTTTTAGTTTCAGCTGATGTCAAAAAGATACCTGAACATGCCCTCATCTTTGTACCAGTCTTACACGAAGCTCATTTCTATTGTGTATGCTTTAATTTAAGGGACATGAAGGTAGAAGTTTTGGACAACAGCGCTAAGGAAGTCTCAATGCAAGCGAAATACAAAAAAAGGCCGGAAAAATTG CGTGATGCTTTATCGGTGTACTTGGAAAAAAATGGGCATCCGGCAGGCGGGGTGATCGATAAAGTTGAGCCGGTACGATTGGAAATGCCATGGCGTACAAAAAATAATGTAATCGATTGTGGCGTCTTCCTGATGCGCCATATGGAAACATACAAGGGCGTATCTGGAAAAGGTTGGGAATGCGGATTCTCAAATGAGTGCACTGATGCGGGTGAGATTTCATACAAGCAGAGCAAAGAGATTGATGATCTGCGGCGTAAGTACATTACGAAGATGCTCCTAAGTGAAGGAAACGAGTACAGAGGTTTTGTTAAAGCTGAGGTTGCTAAATATAACAAGTTGTCGGCGGATGAAAAAAAGAGGCTAGAAGCAAAAGCCTATGACACAATCCTTGCAAGATTGGATAACTAG
- the LOC110876661 gene encoding protein FAR1-RELATED SEQUENCE 5-like — translation MFRVFLFIVSNELDDVDAPNCQLRGVEQVSPNTGTKRYIPDSPSSLTPAEGMLFDTVDDAYNFYKTYAEAGGWTVRKGTQHENRGIVINKYFFCSKEGQKDFRPVDTLVEQPSDRWVRRVPSKRTGCQAAIRIKLIDAKKYLLYHFIEAHNHDFVHEEDLHLLKENRGINRAHEEMINKMSHLNIGPVRAFNIMKEVYGGFDKVGATKVDFKNFKKELNLFIGEFDAEMFVKRLMRKKEFLPNFSCEYETTDEGVLKCIFWADEDMKRNYYMFGDVISFDATYKRNKYNMMFVPFTGIDNHNRNVTLGAAILGSETAETYSWLLRAIKNAYGYAPPVIVTDQDPAMKRAIADVWPESRHRLCMWHIMDKLTTKVGAALCSNTDFRKRLSAVVWTDSLLPEAFEAEWAAIIHDFGLTDHEWLTYIYGLRESWIPAYYREEEMSGLMRTSSSAKA, via the exons ATGTTCAGGGTGTTTTTGTTCATTGTTTCAAATGAGTTGGATGATG TAGATGCACCTAATTGCCAATTACGTGGTGTTGAACAAGTTTCTCCAAACACTGGAACGAAGAGATATATTCCGGATTCACCCTCTTCGTTGACGCCAGCAGAGGGAATGTTATTCGACACAGTTGATGACGcatataacttttataaaacttaCGCAGAAGCGGGAGGTTGGACTGTAAGGAAGGGCACACAGCACGAGAACCGTGGTATTGTTATAAACAAGTACTTTTTCTGTTCAAAGGAGGGTCAAAAAGACTTTCGACCAGTTGATACTTTAGTTGAACAGCCGTCCGATAGGTGGGTACGTAGGGTACCATCCAAAAGGACCGGATGCCAGGCTGCGATCAGAATAAAACTTATCGATGCTAAGAAGTATTTGCTTTATCATTTTATAGAGGCGCACAACCACGATTTTGTGCATGAAGAAGATTTACATCTTCTCAAGGAAAACAGGGGTATTAATCGTGCACACGAAGAGATGATAAACAAGATGTCACATCTCAACATCGGGCCTGTTCGTGCATTTAACATTATGAAGGAAGTGTATGGTGGGTTCGACAAAGTCGGTGCTACCAAAGTCGattttaaaaatttcaagaaaGAGTTAAATCTTTTTATCGGAGAGTTTGATGCGGAAATGTTTGTCAAGCGTCTGATGAGGAAAAAGGAGTTTTTACCGAACTTCTCTTGTGAATATGAAACCACAGACGAAGGTGTGTTGAAGTGCATTTTTTGGGCCGACGAGGATATGAAGAGAAATTATTATATGTTTGGGGACGTTATATCATTTGATGCTACATACAAGCGTAACAA GTATAACATGATGTTTGTCCCTTTCACTGGGATTGATAATCATAATAGGAACGTGACACTTGGTGCTGCAATTCTCGGTTCGGAAACGGCAGAGACGTATAGCTGGTTACTTAGGGCGATCAAGAACGCATACGGGTACGCGCCTCCTGTAATCGTTACTGACCAAGACCCTGCGATGAAAAGGGCTATAGCTGATGTTTGGCCTGAGTCGAGGCATCGGTTATGTATGTGGCATATCATGGATAAACTCACTACAAAG GTCGGGGCTGCCCTATGTTCAAATACAGATTTCAGGAAAAGATTGTCTGCAGTTGTTTGGACTGATTCTCTATTGCCCGAAGCTTTTGAGGCTGAATGGGCCGCTATTATTCATGATTTCGGTTTAACCGACCATGAATGGCTGACGTATATATATGGGCTACGTGAATCATGGATTCCAGCTTACTATCGTGAAGAAGAAATGTCTGGTCTTATGCGGACATCATCTAG CGCAAAGGCATGA